Proteins from a genomic interval of Cottoperca gobio chromosome 8, fCotGob3.1, whole genome shotgun sequence:
- the polr2f gene encoding DNA-directed RNA polymerases I, II, and III subunit RPABC2, giving the protein MSDNEDNFDDADFEDGEEDEGLDDLENAEDEDRENVKILPAGEGHQANLKRITTPYMTKYERARVLGTRALQIAMCAPVMVELEGETDPLQIAMKELKGRKIPIIIRRYLPDGSYEDWGCDELIITD; this is encoded by the exons ATGTCGGACAACGAAGATAA CTTCGATGACGCAGATTTTGAAGATGGCGAAGAGGATGAGGGATTAGATGACCTGGAAAATGCGGAAGAT GAAGACCGGGAGAACGTAAAGATCCTGCCCGCAGGAGAGGGCCATCAGGCGAACCTGAAGAGGATCACAACACCGTACATGACCAAATATGAGCGAGCCAGAGTGCTTGGGACACGAGCTCTCCAGATAGC GATGTGCGCTCCAGTCATGGTGGAactggagggagaaacagaCCCCTTGCAAATAGCTATGAAAGAGCTCAA GGGCAGAAAGATCCCCATCATCATCCGCAGGTACCTTCCTGATGGGAGTTATGAGGACTGGGGCTGTGACGAGCTCATCATAACTGATTAA